Proteins encoded in a region of the Triticum dicoccoides isolate Atlit2015 ecotype Zavitan chromosome 3A, WEW_v2.0, whole genome shotgun sequence genome:
- the LOC119269634 gene encoding E3 ubiquitin-protein ligase BRE1-like 1 isoform X2, with product MLDFAVLKYRNQKLSEQLAVHKFEYHALEGKFDDLKQKQKAHHETQDLANKSWEHLVRDLKATSVCKSGFQNPSCSAGPSNVSTDGACIPKDKDFLSRLVETGATESSGCHLENHVHSSTTDVLQNILFSSNDSWHANKKSLLDLFAALPENERSRELRTTGTELSLQLNDAIQELSDLHLKHRRLTEKHHEERFLNARSKAEQKRLKEELASAVAELEESNHKLAVLKAQGDPTHGTPILFPTLGNKSLPEDNVRDKQKELQDLEACHKEFMDLISQRLVEIRRLHEDRIEILNKLSTFQNTLMDFKSISSSKAFQVLKDQLQKSQAELDHCRTLLEKLQVNKDKMIWQEREVNVKVDLSGIPHRVSLNCESSIAVLEQNRQKVVDEKNMLALKLEESSREPGRNQIISEFKALVSSLPGEMGAMQTELSKYKDDASELHSLRAEVHSVSDILARKEHTINESLCRSAHAGSEIRDLRSRICELRQTNCELKLFVEMYKRDSTDSRDLLESKDREYCEWAHVHSLKSSLDESRLERRVKAAIEAEAMSQQRLASGEAEIAELRGKMESARRDIGSLSELLKSKHEEGEAYLSEIESIGQAYEDIQTQNQQLLQQIIERDDHNTKIFMEGVKVKQAQDTLHLGVCNLNRNLRQAKSLMNLYKDKVAQLDDKLKVWSEQIGRLSEDGRRHSVSSGNAQRKLVDLQGEAQQLRPSMDEVQAKVGRNRLEVAGLLVELEKDRFSKRRIEDDLESMSRKASSLRVKTEASSLLEKVHQEVNEYRGILKCGVCRDRQKEVVITKCYHLFCNDCIQKLLRNRQRRCPSCGLSFGANDVKPIYI from the exons ATG CTTGATTTCGCTGTACTTAAATACAGAAACCAAAAGCTTTCAGAACAGCTAGCAGTCCATAAGTTTGAGTACCATGCCCTCGAGGGTAAATTTGACGATCTCAAGCAGAAACAGAAGGCTCACCATGAGACCCAAGATCTAGCTAACAAGTCTTGGGAGCAT CTTGTGAGAGATTTGAAGGCTACTTCTGTTTGCAAAAGTGGATTTCAAAATCCTTCTTGCAGTGCAGGTCCTAGCAACGTGTCTACAG ATGGCGCATGCATCCCAAAAGACAAGGACTTCCTTAGCAGACTTGTTGAGACAGGTGCCACAGAAAGTTCAGGTTGCCATTTGGAAAACCATGTACACTCGTCAACTACTGATGTGCTGCAGAATATATTGTTCTCATCAAATGATTCATGGCATGCAAATAAGAAGTCGCTGTTAGATCTCTTTGCGGCATTACCTGAAAATG AGCGTAGTAGGGAACTGCGAACTACTGGTACTGAGCTGTCACTACAGCTTAATGATGCCATACAAGAACTTAGTGATCTCCACTTGAAGCACAGGCGGTTAACAGAGAAGCACCACGAAGAGAGATTTTTAAACGCTCGAAGCAAAGCTGAACAGAAACGCCTTAAAG AGGAGTTGGCAAGTGCTGTTGCTGAGTTGGAAGAAAGCAACCACAAATTGGCAGTCCTCAAAGCACAGGGAGACCCTACACATGGTACTCCAATCTTATTTCCAACTTTAGGAAATAAAAGCTTGCCTGAGGATAATGTCAGAGACAAACAAAAGGAATTGCAGGATCTAGAAGCATGTCACAAGGAGTTTATG GATCTGATTTCACAACGTTTGGTGGAAATAAGGAGACTTCACGAAGACAGAATTGAAATTTTGAACAAGTTGTCTACCTTCCAG AACACTTTGATGGATTTTAAGAGCATTTCTTCTTCAAAAGCTTTCCAAGTTCTGAAGGATCAACTCCAAAAGTCACAAGCAGAGTTGGACCACTGCCGAACACTATTAGAGAAATTACAG GTCAATAAGGATAAAATGATATGGCAAGAAAGGGAAGTTAATGTAAAAGTTGATCTGTCTGGAATTCCTCATAGGGTATCTCTGAATTGTGAGTCAAGCATTGCAGTTTTAGAACAGAATCGGCAGAAAGTAGTTGATGAAAAGAATATGCTTGCGCTGAAACTTGAAGAATCTTCGAGAGAACCTG GTCGGAACCAAATCATATCAGAATTTAAAGCGCTGGTGTCATCACTGCCAGGAGAAATGGGTGCCATGCAAACTGAATTATCCAAGTACAAGGATGATGCTTCAGAATTGCATTCTTTGCGAGCCGAAGTTCACTCTGTTTCTGATATTCTGGCTAGAAAG GAGCACACTATCAACGAATCATTATGTAGATCTGCTCATGCTGGATCTGAGATAAGGGATCTACGATCCAGG ATTTGTGAACTAAGGCAAACGAATTGCGAGTTGAAGCTCTTTGTGGAAATGTATAAACGCGATTCTACTGATTCAAG AGATTTGCTGGAGTCCAAAGATAGAGAATATTGTGAATGGGCTCATGTCCATAGCCTCAAATCTTCTCTTGATGAGAGTAGGCTAGAACGGCGTGTTAAGGCAGCCATTGAAGCTGAAGCAATGTCTCAGCAGAGACTAGCAAGTGGTGAAGCTGAGATTGCTGAATTAAGGGGGAAGATGGAGAGTGCCAGAAG GGATATTGGTAGTTTATCTGAATTATTGAAATCAAAACATGAAGAAGGTGAAGCGTACCTGTCAGAGATTGAG AGTATTGGGCAAGCATATGAAGATATACAAACACAAAATCAACAATTGCTACAGCAAATTATTGAGAGAGATGACCACAATACAAAG ATCTTTATGGAAGGCGTTAAGGTGAAACAGGCACAGGATACTTTGCATTTAGGGGTATGCAACCTGAACAGGAATTTACGGCAGGCAAAGAGCTTGATGAATCTCTACAAAGATAAAGTTGCCCAGTTAGACGACAAG TTAAAAGTTTGGTCAGAGCAGATAGGGAGACTTTCAGAGGATGGACGGCGACATTCTGTATCTTCAGGCAATGCTCAACGAAAGCTGGTGGATCTacagggagaggctcaacaattgaGACCGTCAATGGATGAAGTACAAGCCAAGGTTGGGAGGAATCGACTAGAAGTTGCTGGGTTGCTTGTAGAACTAGAGAAGGATAG GTTTAGTAAGAGGAGAATTGAGGATGACTTGGAATCGATGTCAAGGAAAGCTAGTTCTCTTAGAGTGAAGACAGAAGCCTCGTCGTTGTTGGAAAAGGTTCATCAGGAGGTCAATGAGTACAGGGGAATATTGAAGTGCGGTGTCTGCCGCGACCGACAGAAAGAG
- the LOC119269634 gene encoding E3 ubiquitin-protein ligase BRE1-like 1 isoform X1, whose protein sequence is MLVRLGPMGSTGEPDRKRRLSDSFVSPAKRPALPPSSDDKKLDFAVLKYRNQKLSEQLAVHKFEYHALEGKFDDLKQKQKAHHETQDLANKSWEHLVRDLKATSVCKSGFQNPSCSAGPSNVSTDGACIPKDKDFLSRLVETGATESSGCHLENHVHSSTTDVLQNILFSSNDSWHANKKSLLDLFAALPENERSRELRTTGTELSLQLNDAIQELSDLHLKHRRLTEKHHEERFLNARSKAEQKRLKEELASAVAELEESNHKLAVLKAQGDPTHGTPILFPTLGNKSLPEDNVRDKQKELQDLEACHKEFMDLISQRLVEIRRLHEDRIEILNKLSTFQNTLMDFKSISSSKAFQVLKDQLQKSQAELDHCRTLLEKLQVNKDKMIWQEREVNVKVDLSGIPHRVSLNCESSIAVLEQNRQKVVDEKNMLALKLEESSREPGRNQIISEFKALVSSLPGEMGAMQTELSKYKDDASELHSLRAEVHSVSDILARKEHTINESLCRSAHAGSEIRDLRSRICELRQTNCELKLFVEMYKRDSTDSRDLLESKDREYCEWAHVHSLKSSLDESRLERRVKAAIEAEAMSQQRLASGEAEIAELRGKMESARRDIGSLSELLKSKHEEGEAYLSEIESIGQAYEDIQTQNQQLLQQIIERDDHNTKIFMEGVKVKQAQDTLHLGVCNLNRNLRQAKSLMNLYKDKVAQLDDKLKVWSEQIGRLSEDGRRHSVSSGNAQRKLVDLQGEAQQLRPSMDEVQAKVGRNRLEVAGLLVELEKDRFSKRRIEDDLESMSRKASSLRVKTEASSLLEKVHQEVNEYRGILKCGVCRDRQKEVVITKCYHLFCNDCIQKLLRNRQRRCPSCGLSFGANDVKPIYI, encoded by the exons ATG CTGGTCAGGCTTGGACCTATGGGCAGCACTGGTGAGCCCGATCGGAAGCGGCGGCTCTCTGACTCCTTTGTATCTCCCGCCAAGCGCCCAGCGCTTCCGCCTTCCTCCGACGACAAGAAG CTTGATTTCGCTGTACTTAAATACAGAAACCAAAAGCTTTCAGAACAGCTAGCAGTCCATAAGTTTGAGTACCATGCCCTCGAGGGTAAATTTGACGATCTCAAGCAGAAACAGAAGGCTCACCATGAGACCCAAGATCTAGCTAACAAGTCTTGGGAGCAT CTTGTGAGAGATTTGAAGGCTACTTCTGTTTGCAAAAGTGGATTTCAAAATCCTTCTTGCAGTGCAGGTCCTAGCAACGTGTCTACAG ATGGCGCATGCATCCCAAAAGACAAGGACTTCCTTAGCAGACTTGTTGAGACAGGTGCCACAGAAAGTTCAGGTTGCCATTTGGAAAACCATGTACACTCGTCAACTACTGATGTGCTGCAGAATATATTGTTCTCATCAAATGATTCATGGCATGCAAATAAGAAGTCGCTGTTAGATCTCTTTGCGGCATTACCTGAAAATG AGCGTAGTAGGGAACTGCGAACTACTGGTACTGAGCTGTCACTACAGCTTAATGATGCCATACAAGAACTTAGTGATCTCCACTTGAAGCACAGGCGGTTAACAGAGAAGCACCACGAAGAGAGATTTTTAAACGCTCGAAGCAAAGCTGAACAGAAACGCCTTAAAG AGGAGTTGGCAAGTGCTGTTGCTGAGTTGGAAGAAAGCAACCACAAATTGGCAGTCCTCAAAGCACAGGGAGACCCTACACATGGTACTCCAATCTTATTTCCAACTTTAGGAAATAAAAGCTTGCCTGAGGATAATGTCAGAGACAAACAAAAGGAATTGCAGGATCTAGAAGCATGTCACAAGGAGTTTATG GATCTGATTTCACAACGTTTGGTGGAAATAAGGAGACTTCACGAAGACAGAATTGAAATTTTGAACAAGTTGTCTACCTTCCAG AACACTTTGATGGATTTTAAGAGCATTTCTTCTTCAAAAGCTTTCCAAGTTCTGAAGGATCAACTCCAAAAGTCACAAGCAGAGTTGGACCACTGCCGAACACTATTAGAGAAATTACAG GTCAATAAGGATAAAATGATATGGCAAGAAAGGGAAGTTAATGTAAAAGTTGATCTGTCTGGAATTCCTCATAGGGTATCTCTGAATTGTGAGTCAAGCATTGCAGTTTTAGAACAGAATCGGCAGAAAGTAGTTGATGAAAAGAATATGCTTGCGCTGAAACTTGAAGAATCTTCGAGAGAACCTG GTCGGAACCAAATCATATCAGAATTTAAAGCGCTGGTGTCATCACTGCCAGGAGAAATGGGTGCCATGCAAACTGAATTATCCAAGTACAAGGATGATGCTTCAGAATTGCATTCTTTGCGAGCCGAAGTTCACTCTGTTTCTGATATTCTGGCTAGAAAG GAGCACACTATCAACGAATCATTATGTAGATCTGCTCATGCTGGATCTGAGATAAGGGATCTACGATCCAGG ATTTGTGAACTAAGGCAAACGAATTGCGAGTTGAAGCTCTTTGTGGAAATGTATAAACGCGATTCTACTGATTCAAG AGATTTGCTGGAGTCCAAAGATAGAGAATATTGTGAATGGGCTCATGTCCATAGCCTCAAATCTTCTCTTGATGAGAGTAGGCTAGAACGGCGTGTTAAGGCAGCCATTGAAGCTGAAGCAATGTCTCAGCAGAGACTAGCAAGTGGTGAAGCTGAGATTGCTGAATTAAGGGGGAAGATGGAGAGTGCCAGAAG GGATATTGGTAGTTTATCTGAATTATTGAAATCAAAACATGAAGAAGGTGAAGCGTACCTGTCAGAGATTGAG AGTATTGGGCAAGCATATGAAGATATACAAACACAAAATCAACAATTGCTACAGCAAATTATTGAGAGAGATGACCACAATACAAAG ATCTTTATGGAAGGCGTTAAGGTGAAACAGGCACAGGATACTTTGCATTTAGGGGTATGCAACCTGAACAGGAATTTACGGCAGGCAAAGAGCTTGATGAATCTCTACAAAGATAAAGTTGCCCAGTTAGACGACAAG TTAAAAGTTTGGTCAGAGCAGATAGGGAGACTTTCAGAGGATGGACGGCGACATTCTGTATCTTCAGGCAATGCTCAACGAAAGCTGGTGGATCTacagggagaggctcaacaattgaGACCGTCAATGGATGAAGTACAAGCCAAGGTTGGGAGGAATCGACTAGAAGTTGCTGGGTTGCTTGTAGAACTAGAGAAGGATAG GTTTAGTAAGAGGAGAATTGAGGATGACTTGGAATCGATGTCAAGGAAAGCTAGTTCTCTTAGAGTGAAGACAGAAGCCTCGTCGTTGTTGGAAAAGGTTCATCAGGAGGTCAATGAGTACAGGGGAATATTGAAGTGCGGTGTCTGCCGCGACCGACAGAAAGAG
- the LOC119269634 gene encoding E3 ubiquitin-protein ligase BRE1-like 1 isoform X4: MVCSSHFLERSRELRTTGTELSLQLNDAIQELSDLHLKHRRLTEKHHEERFLNARSKAEQKRLKEELASAVAELEESNHKLAVLKAQGDPTHGTPILFPTLGNKSLPEDNVRDKQKELQDLEACHKEFMDLISQRLVEIRRLHEDRIEILNKLSTFQNTLMDFKSISSSKAFQVLKDQLQKSQAELDHCRTLLEKLQVNKDKMIWQEREVNVKVDLSGIPHRVSLNCESSIAVLEQNRQKVVDEKNMLALKLEESSREPGRNQIISEFKALVSSLPGEMGAMQTELSKYKDDASELHSLRAEVHSVSDILARKEHTINESLCRSAHAGSEIRDLRSRICELRQTNCELKLFVEMYKRDSTDSRDLLESKDREYCEWAHVHSLKSSLDESRLERRVKAAIEAEAMSQQRLASGEAEIAELRGKMESARRDIGSLSELLKSKHEEGEAYLSEIESIGQAYEDIQTQNQQLLQQIIERDDHNTKIFMEGVKVKQAQDTLHLGVCNLNRNLRQAKSLMNLYKDKVAQLDDKLKVWSEQIGRLSEDGRRHSVSSGNAQRKLVDLQGEAQQLRPSMDEVQAKVGRNRLEVAGLLVELEKDRFSKRRIEDDLESMSRKASSLRVKTEASSLLEKVHQEVNEYRGILKCGVCRDRQKEVVITKCYHLFCNDCIQKLLRNRQRRCPSCGLSFGANDVKPIYI; this comes from the exons ATGGTTTGTTCTTCACATTTCCTTG AGCGTAGTAGGGAACTGCGAACTACTGGTACTGAGCTGTCACTACAGCTTAATGATGCCATACAAGAACTTAGTGATCTCCACTTGAAGCACAGGCGGTTAACAGAGAAGCACCACGAAGAGAGATTTTTAAACGCTCGAAGCAAAGCTGAACAGAAACGCCTTAAAG AGGAGTTGGCAAGTGCTGTTGCTGAGTTGGAAGAAAGCAACCACAAATTGGCAGTCCTCAAAGCACAGGGAGACCCTACACATGGTACTCCAATCTTATTTCCAACTTTAGGAAATAAAAGCTTGCCTGAGGATAATGTCAGAGACAAACAAAAGGAATTGCAGGATCTAGAAGCATGTCACAAGGAGTTTATG GATCTGATTTCACAACGTTTGGTGGAAATAAGGAGACTTCACGAAGACAGAATTGAAATTTTGAACAAGTTGTCTACCTTCCAG AACACTTTGATGGATTTTAAGAGCATTTCTTCTTCAAAAGCTTTCCAAGTTCTGAAGGATCAACTCCAAAAGTCACAAGCAGAGTTGGACCACTGCCGAACACTATTAGAGAAATTACAG GTCAATAAGGATAAAATGATATGGCAAGAAAGGGAAGTTAATGTAAAAGTTGATCTGTCTGGAATTCCTCATAGGGTATCTCTGAATTGTGAGTCAAGCATTGCAGTTTTAGAACAGAATCGGCAGAAAGTAGTTGATGAAAAGAATATGCTTGCGCTGAAACTTGAAGAATCTTCGAGAGAACCTG GTCGGAACCAAATCATATCAGAATTTAAAGCGCTGGTGTCATCACTGCCAGGAGAAATGGGTGCCATGCAAACTGAATTATCCAAGTACAAGGATGATGCTTCAGAATTGCATTCTTTGCGAGCCGAAGTTCACTCTGTTTCTGATATTCTGGCTAGAAAG GAGCACACTATCAACGAATCATTATGTAGATCTGCTCATGCTGGATCTGAGATAAGGGATCTACGATCCAGG ATTTGTGAACTAAGGCAAACGAATTGCGAGTTGAAGCTCTTTGTGGAAATGTATAAACGCGATTCTACTGATTCAAG AGATTTGCTGGAGTCCAAAGATAGAGAATATTGTGAATGGGCTCATGTCCATAGCCTCAAATCTTCTCTTGATGAGAGTAGGCTAGAACGGCGTGTTAAGGCAGCCATTGAAGCTGAAGCAATGTCTCAGCAGAGACTAGCAAGTGGTGAAGCTGAGATTGCTGAATTAAGGGGGAAGATGGAGAGTGCCAGAAG GGATATTGGTAGTTTATCTGAATTATTGAAATCAAAACATGAAGAAGGTGAAGCGTACCTGTCAGAGATTGAG AGTATTGGGCAAGCATATGAAGATATACAAACACAAAATCAACAATTGCTACAGCAAATTATTGAGAGAGATGACCACAATACAAAG ATCTTTATGGAAGGCGTTAAGGTGAAACAGGCACAGGATACTTTGCATTTAGGGGTATGCAACCTGAACAGGAATTTACGGCAGGCAAAGAGCTTGATGAATCTCTACAAAGATAAAGTTGCCCAGTTAGACGACAAG TTAAAAGTTTGGTCAGAGCAGATAGGGAGACTTTCAGAGGATGGACGGCGACATTCTGTATCTTCAGGCAATGCTCAACGAAAGCTGGTGGATCTacagggagaggctcaacaattgaGACCGTCAATGGATGAAGTACAAGCCAAGGTTGGGAGGAATCGACTAGAAGTTGCTGGGTTGCTTGTAGAACTAGAGAAGGATAG GTTTAGTAAGAGGAGAATTGAGGATGACTTGGAATCGATGTCAAGGAAAGCTAGTTCTCTTAGAGTGAAGACAGAAGCCTCGTCGTTGTTGGAAAAGGTTCATCAGGAGGTCAATGAGTACAGGGGAATATTGAAGTGCGGTGTCTGCCGCGACCGACAGAAAGAG
- the LOC119269634 gene encoding E3 ubiquitin-protein ligase BRE1-like 1 isoform X5, with protein sequence MLVRLGPMGSTGEPDRKRRLSDSFVSPAKRPALPPSSDDKKLDFAVLKYRNQKLSEQLAVHKFEYHALEGKFDDLKQKQKAHHETQDLANKSWEHLVRDLKATSVCKSGFQNPSCSAGPSNVSTDGACIPKDKDFLSRLVETGATESSGCHLENHVHSSTTDVLQNILFSSNDSWHANKKSLLDLFAALPENERSRELRTTGTELSLQLNDAIQELSDLHLKHRRLTEKHHEERFLNARSKAEQKRLKEELASAVAELEESNHKLAVLKAQGDPTHGTPILFPTLGNKSLPEDNVRDKQKELQDLEACHKEFMDLISQRLVEIRRLHEDRIEILNKLSTFQNTLMDFKSISSSKAFQVLKDQLQKSQAELDHCRTLLEKLQVNKDKMIWQEREVNVKVDLSGIPHRVSLNCESSIAVLEQNRQKVVDEKNMLALKLEESSREPGRNQIISEFKALVSSLPGEMGAMQTELSKYKDDASELHSLRAEVHSVSDILARKEHTINESLCRSAHAGSEIRDLRSRICELRQTNCELKLFVEMYKRDSTDSRDLLESKDREYCEWAHVHSLKSSLDESRLERRVKAAIEAEAMSQQRLASGEAEIAELRGKMESARRDIGSLSELLKSKHEEGEAYLSEIESIGQAYEDIQTQNQQLLQQIIERDDHNTKSNWHDGLSKW encoded by the exons ATG CTGGTCAGGCTTGGACCTATGGGCAGCACTGGTGAGCCCGATCGGAAGCGGCGGCTCTCTGACTCCTTTGTATCTCCCGCCAAGCGCCCAGCGCTTCCGCCTTCCTCCGACGACAAGAAG CTTGATTTCGCTGTACTTAAATACAGAAACCAAAAGCTTTCAGAACAGCTAGCAGTCCATAAGTTTGAGTACCATGCCCTCGAGGGTAAATTTGACGATCTCAAGCAGAAACAGAAGGCTCACCATGAGACCCAAGATCTAGCTAACAAGTCTTGGGAGCAT CTTGTGAGAGATTTGAAGGCTACTTCTGTTTGCAAAAGTGGATTTCAAAATCCTTCTTGCAGTGCAGGTCCTAGCAACGTGTCTACAG ATGGCGCATGCATCCCAAAAGACAAGGACTTCCTTAGCAGACTTGTTGAGACAGGTGCCACAGAAAGTTCAGGTTGCCATTTGGAAAACCATGTACACTCGTCAACTACTGATGTGCTGCAGAATATATTGTTCTCATCAAATGATTCATGGCATGCAAATAAGAAGTCGCTGTTAGATCTCTTTGCGGCATTACCTGAAAATG AGCGTAGTAGGGAACTGCGAACTACTGGTACTGAGCTGTCACTACAGCTTAATGATGCCATACAAGAACTTAGTGATCTCCACTTGAAGCACAGGCGGTTAACAGAGAAGCACCACGAAGAGAGATTTTTAAACGCTCGAAGCAAAGCTGAACAGAAACGCCTTAAAG AGGAGTTGGCAAGTGCTGTTGCTGAGTTGGAAGAAAGCAACCACAAATTGGCAGTCCTCAAAGCACAGGGAGACCCTACACATGGTACTCCAATCTTATTTCCAACTTTAGGAAATAAAAGCTTGCCTGAGGATAATGTCAGAGACAAACAAAAGGAATTGCAGGATCTAGAAGCATGTCACAAGGAGTTTATG GATCTGATTTCACAACGTTTGGTGGAAATAAGGAGACTTCACGAAGACAGAATTGAAATTTTGAACAAGTTGTCTACCTTCCAG AACACTTTGATGGATTTTAAGAGCATTTCTTCTTCAAAAGCTTTCCAAGTTCTGAAGGATCAACTCCAAAAGTCACAAGCAGAGTTGGACCACTGCCGAACACTATTAGAGAAATTACAG GTCAATAAGGATAAAATGATATGGCAAGAAAGGGAAGTTAATGTAAAAGTTGATCTGTCTGGAATTCCTCATAGGGTATCTCTGAATTGTGAGTCAAGCATTGCAGTTTTAGAACAGAATCGGCAGAAAGTAGTTGATGAAAAGAATATGCTTGCGCTGAAACTTGAAGAATCTTCGAGAGAACCTG GTCGGAACCAAATCATATCAGAATTTAAAGCGCTGGTGTCATCACTGCCAGGAGAAATGGGTGCCATGCAAACTGAATTATCCAAGTACAAGGATGATGCTTCAGAATTGCATTCTTTGCGAGCCGAAGTTCACTCTGTTTCTGATATTCTGGCTAGAAAG GAGCACACTATCAACGAATCATTATGTAGATCTGCTCATGCTGGATCTGAGATAAGGGATCTACGATCCAGG ATTTGTGAACTAAGGCAAACGAATTGCGAGTTGAAGCTCTTTGTGGAAATGTATAAACGCGATTCTACTGATTCAAG AGATTTGCTGGAGTCCAAAGATAGAGAATATTGTGAATGGGCTCATGTCCATAGCCTCAAATCTTCTCTTGATGAGAGTAGGCTAGAACGGCGTGTTAAGGCAGCCATTGAAGCTGAAGCAATGTCTCAGCAGAGACTAGCAAGTGGTGAAGCTGAGATTGCTGAATTAAGGGGGAAGATGGAGAGTGCCAGAAG GGATATTGGTAGTTTATCTGAATTATTGAAATCAAAACATGAAGAAGGTGAAGCGTACCTGTCAGAGATTGAG AGTATTGGGCAAGCATATGAAGATATACAAACACAAAATCAACAATTGCTACAGCAAATTATTGAGAGAGATGACCACAATACAAAG TCGAACTGGCATGATGGTCTGTCTAAATGGTGA